From Desulfuromonas soudanensis, the proteins below share one genomic window:
- a CDS encoding DUF6172 family protein has translation MKKTFQMSHPKIKTPRLVEAIKFEAKKYIKRERGKALPPNVDFWDFDCRFGVDEASSEVIHVSAINKFISEAEAKELESFYLEILAKPGHRSKKPSGAKQINQDNTFIQNEKNESGPGEEQ, from the coding sequence ATGAAAAAAACGTTCCAAATGAGCCACCCCAAGATCAAAACTCCAAGACTTGTTGAAGCCATTAAATTCGAAGCCAAAAAATATATCAAGAGAGAGCGTGGAAAAGCCTTGCCTCCGAACGTAGATTTCTGGGACTTCGACTGCCGTTTTGGTGTGGATGAAGCAAGCAGTGAAGTTATTCATGTGTCGGCCATTAACAAATTCATTTCCGAGGCAGAAGCAAAAGAACTTGAATCCTTTTATCTGGAAATTCTGGCCAAGCCCGGTCACCGGAGCAAAAAACCGAGTGGGGCCAAGCAAATAAACCAGGACAATACCTTCATTCAGAACGAAAAAAATGAATCCGGCCCGGGTGAAGAACAGTAA
- the nifH gene encoding nitrogenase iron protein, whose protein sequence is MRQIAIYGKGGIGKSTTTQNTVAGLASLGKRILIIGCDPKADSTRLILHAKAQTTVMDKVRELGTVEDLELDDVMKRGYGEIMCVESGGPEPGVGCAGRGVITAINFLEEEGAYTPDLDYVFYDVLGDVVCGGFAMPIRENKAQEIYIVVSGEMMAMYAANNICKGIVKYAASGSVRLAGLICNSRNTDREADLIEALAAKLGTQMIHFVPRDNQVQRAELRRMTVIEYSPEHKQAQEYRELARKISENTMFVIPTPLEMEDLEELLMEFGIMEAEDESIVGVAENA, encoded by the coding sequence CTGCGTCAGATCGCAATCTACGGCAAAGGCGGCATCGGCAAATCCACCACGACCCAGAATACCGTGGCGGGACTTGCCTCCCTCGGCAAGAGAATCCTGATCATCGGCTGCGACCCCAAGGCCGACTCCACCCGCCTGATCCTCCACGCCAAGGCCCAGACCACCGTCATGGACAAGGTCCGGGAACTCGGCACCGTCGAGGATCTGGAGCTCGATGATGTCATGAAGCGCGGTTACGGCGAAATCATGTGCGTCGAGTCGGGGGGCCCCGAGCCGGGCGTCGGCTGCGCCGGCCGCGGCGTCATCACCGCCATCAACTTTCTCGAGGAAGAAGGCGCCTACACCCCCGACCTCGACTACGTTTTCTATGACGTCCTCGGAGACGTCGTCTGCGGCGGCTTCGCCATGCCGATCCGCGAGAACAAGGCCCAGGAGATCTACATCGTCGTCTCCGGCGAGATGATGGCCATGTACGCCGCCAACAATATCTGCAAAGGGATCGTCAAGTACGCCGCCAGCGGCAGCGTGCGCCTGGCCGGCCTGATCTGCAACAGCCGCAACACCGACCGCGAGGCCGACCTCATCGAGGCCCTGGCCGCCAAGCTCGGAACCCAGATGATCCACTTCGTTCCCCGCGACAACCAGGTGCAGCGCGCCGAGCTGCGCCGCATGACCGTCATCGAGTACTCCCCCGAGCACAAGCAGGCCCAGGAGTACCGCGAACTGGCCCGGAAGATCTCCGAGAACACCATGTTTGTCATTCCGACTCCCCTGGAGATGGAAGACCTGGAAGAGTTGCTGATGGAATTCGGCATCATGGAAGCCGAAGACGAGTCGATCGTCGGCGTGGCGGAGAACGCGTAG
- the nifK gene encoding nitrogenase molybdenum-iron protein subunit beta yields the protein MSAEAAVKIVTEHSPEEIARVKEWINTEEYKEKNFAREALVVNPAHACQPLGAQMVATGFAGALPFIHGSQGCASYFRSTFSRHFREPAAATCDAMTEDGAVFGGQNNLFEGLENAYALYKPKMIPVFTTCMPEVIGDDLTAFIKNAKLQGHLPEEVPTPYANTPSFNGSHIHGYDSMLKSILETLTEGKSIEGKCTGKLNLIPGFDGNTGNLREYKRILELFGIPYTLMADISEVFDTVCDGTYRLYPGGTKLEDAAESVNGKVTIALQKYSTTTTMKWIEETYTGEKVTIPMPFGIKKTDAFLMKLSELFGKPIPEKLKEERGLAVDALTDAHQYLHGKKFALAGDPDYLIGLVSFLLEMGAIPYHILCSRTTKKFEKEMKALLATSPFGAQGKVYINKDLWHMRSLLVTDPVDGIIGDTHAKWAARDARIPLFRIGFPIIDRVNLHRNPVVGYQGAVNILTMIANKFLDIKDETCEDQWFEMMR from the coding sequence ATGAGCGCTGAAGCAGCAGTGAAAATAGTGACCGAGCACTCGCCCGAAGAAATCGCGCGGGTCAAGGAATGGATCAATACCGAAGAATACAAGGAAAAGAACTTCGCCCGCGAGGCGCTGGTGGTCAACCCGGCCCATGCCTGTCAGCCTCTCGGCGCCCAGATGGTCGCCACCGGCTTTGCCGGGGCGCTCCCCTTCATTCACGGATCCCAGGGGTGTGCCTCCTACTTCCGCAGCACCTTTTCCCGTCACTTCCGTGAGCCGGCAGCGGCGACCTGCGATGCCATGACCGAGGACGGCGCCGTCTTCGGCGGCCAGAACAACCTCTTCGAGGGGCTGGAGAACGCCTACGCCCTCTACAAGCCGAAGATGATCCCGGTCTTTACCACCTGTATGCCCGAGGTGATCGGCGACGACCTCACCGCCTTCATCAAGAATGCCAAACTCCAGGGACATCTTCCCGAGGAGGTGCCGACCCCCTACGCCAACACCCCGAGCTTCAACGGCAGCCACATCCACGGTTACGATTCCATGCTTAAGAGCATCCTCGAAACGTTGACCGAAGGAAAGAGCATCGAGGGGAAGTGCACCGGCAAGCTCAACCTCATCCCCGGCTTCGACGGCAACACCGGCAACCTCCGGGAGTACAAGCGGATTCTCGAGCTCTTCGGCATCCCCTACACCCTGATGGCCGACATCTCCGAAGTCTTCGATACCGTCTGCGACGGCACCTACCGTCTCTATCCCGGCGGCACAAAACTCGAGGATGCTGCCGAGTCGGTCAACGGCAAGGTGACCATCGCCCTGCAGAAATACTCCACCACCACCACCATGAAGTGGATCGAGGAGACCTATACCGGCGAAAAGGTAACGATTCCGATGCCCTTCGGGATCAAGAAGACCGACGCGTTCCTGATGAAGCTCTCCGAGCTCTTCGGCAAGCCGATTCCGGAGAAGCTCAAGGAAGAGCGCGGCCTGGCCGTCGACGCTCTCACCGATGCTCACCAGTACCTGCACGGGAAGAAGTTCGCCCTTGCCGGCGACCCCGATTACCTCATCGGCCTCGTTTCTTTTCTGCTGGAGATGGGGGCGATCCCCTACCATATCCTCTGCTCGCGCACGACCAAGAAGTTCGAGAAGGAGATGAAGGCGCTCCTGGCCACCTCTCCCTTCGGCGCCCAGGGGAAGGTCTACATCAACAAGGACCTCTGGCACATGCGCAGCCTGCTGGTCACCGATCCCGTCGACGGCATCATCGGCGACACCCACGCCAAGTGGGCGGCCCGGGATGCCAGGATCCCCCTCTTCCGCATCGGCTTTCCGATCATCGACCGGGTCAACCTCCACCGCAATCCGGTGGTCGGCTACCAGGGGGCGGTCAACATCCTGACCATGATCGCCAACAAGTTCCTCGATATCAAGGACGAGACCTGCGAAGACCAGTGGTTCGAGATGATGCGCTAA
- a CDS encoding NifB/NifX family molybdenum-iron cluster-binding protein, whose translation MRIAVASKSGTEVDQHFGHAERFLIYDFHRGEAKLLEEVAVEKYCSFDEGHPFRKNQFMAIVEAVAGCKAVITAMIGDYPRQELVKQGIEAVTAEGPIEEALRAAHATLCGCDCGGKEKCSK comes from the coding sequence ATGCGCATCGCCGTCGCATCCAAATCCGGCACCGAAGTCGATCAGCACTTCGGCCATGCCGAGCGCTTCCTGATTTACGATTTTCACCGAGGGGAGGCGAAATTGCTCGAGGAGGTCGCCGTCGAAAAATACTGTTCCTTCGACGAGGGGCATCCGTTCCGCAAAAATCAGTTCATGGCCATTGTCGAGGCCGTCGCCGGCTGCAAGGCGGTGATCACCGCCATGATCGGCGACTACCCGCGGCAGGAGCTGGTCAAGCAGGGGATTGAAGCCGTCACCGCAGAGGGGCCCATCGAAGAGGCCCTTCGCGCCGCCCATGCCACTCTCTGCGGTTGCGACTGCGGCGGCAAAGAAAAGTGTTCCAAGTAA
- a CDS encoding sigma 54-interacting transcriptional regulator gives MELANREAREFAENIVETLREPLVVLEAGLKILTANHCFYEMFQVTPEETVGKFIYDLGNRQWDNPRLRVLFEEILPRHTVINDYEVEHDFPHIGHRIFLLNARQIFRGDIGSDVILLAMEDITERRQLGNDLQKAHKELESVVLERTAELTRANKQLTEEIADRKKAEMSLQEAYGEIKLLKDRLQEENIYLRQEVDKKYNFGEIIGQSQALSIIFSQVQQVAPMNATVLLLGETGTGKGVVARAIHRSSTRKDRSLITVNCTTLPATLVESELFGREKGAFTGSDARQIGRFELANGGTIFLDEIGEMPLELQSKLLRVIQDGEFERLGSPRTIKTDVRIIAATNRNLKEEIRNGKFREDLYYRLNVFPITLPPLRQRKEDIPLLVDHFVTKFNAKIGKKIETVSSNTLTLLQKYHWPGNVRELESVIERAVITSQGNSLQVLDRFEVFPVAGEQTDRTEEGGLEGRRSGQDVKGLVEVERDHIVRVLQKTGWRIEGKNGAALILGLNASTLRARMRKFGIVRK, from the coding sequence TTGGAACTTGCAAATCGGGAGGCCCGGGAATTTGCCGAAAACATCGTCGAAACCCTGCGCGAGCCGTTGGTGGTGCTCGAAGCCGGGCTGAAGATTCTCACCGCCAATCACTGTTTTTACGAGATGTTCCAGGTGACACCGGAGGAAACGGTCGGAAAATTCATCTACGATCTCGGCAACCGGCAATGGGACAATCCCCGGTTGCGTGTTTTGTTCGAGGAAATTCTCCCCCGGCATACCGTGATCAACGACTATGAAGTCGAACACGATTTCCCCCATATCGGTCACAGAATCTTTCTGCTCAATGCCCGCCAGATTTTTCGCGGGGATATCGGTTCCGACGTTATCCTTCTGGCCATGGAGGATATTACCGAGCGAAGGCAGCTGGGAAATGACCTGCAAAAGGCCCATAAAGAATTGGAGTCTGTCGTACTGGAACGGACGGCTGAGCTGACCCGAGCCAATAAGCAGCTCACTGAGGAAATTGCGGATCGAAAAAAGGCCGAAATGTCCCTCCAGGAGGCCTATGGGGAAATAAAACTGTTGAAGGACCGCCTCCAGGAGGAAAATATCTACCTGCGGCAGGAGGTTGACAAGAAGTATAACTTCGGCGAGATCATCGGCCAAAGCCAGGCCCTCTCCATCATATTCTCCCAGGTTCAGCAGGTCGCCCCCATGAACGCCACCGTTCTCCTTCTCGGCGAGACCGGCACCGGCAAGGGGGTGGTGGCCCGGGCTATCCACCGCAGCAGCACGCGCAAGGACCGGTCGCTCATCACCGTCAACTGCACGACGCTGCCGGCCACCCTGGTGGAGAGCGAACTCTTCGGCCGCGAAAAGGGGGCGTTCACCGGTTCGGACGCCCGGCAGATCGGCCGCTTCGAGCTGGCCAACGGCGGCACCATCTTCCTCGACGAAATCGGCGAAATGCCGCTGGAGCTGCAAAGCAAGCTCCTCCGCGTCATTCAGGACGGCGAGTTCGAGCGGCTGGGGAGCCCCCGCACCATCAAGACCGACGTGCGGATCATCGCGGCCACCAACCGCAACCTCAAGGAGGAGATTCGCAACGGCAAGTTCCGGGAAGACCTCTATTACCGCCTCAATGTCTTCCCCATCACCCTGCCGCCCCTGCGGCAGCGCAAGGAAGACATCCCCCTGCTCGTCGATCATTTCGTGACCAAATTCAATGCCAAAATCGGCAAAAAAATTGAGACGGTTTCGTCCAACACCTTGACTCTCCTTCAGAAATACCACTGGCCCGGCAACGTGCGGGAGCTGGAAAGTGTCATCGAGCGGGCGGTCATCACCAGCCAGGGGAACTCTCTTCAGGTTCTGGACCGCTTCGAGGTCTTCCCGGTGGCAGGCGAACAGACAGACAGGACTGAGGAGGGTGGACTGGAGGGGAGGCGGTCGGGTCAGGACGTCAAGGGGCTTGTCGAGGTGGAACGCGACCATATTGTCAGGGTGTTGCAGAAAACCGGGTGGCGCATTGAAGGGAAGAACGGGGCTGCCTTGATCCTGGGCCTCAATGCCAGCACCCTGCGCGCCCGGATGCGAAAATTCGGTATCGTCAGGAAATAG
- the nifD gene encoding nitrogenase molybdenum-iron protein alpha chain, with amino-acid sequence MSERKPIAGVTKEKTEKLIKETLAEMPAKAAKKRAPHLGANEPSASPCAVKSNKKVVPGVMSQRGCAYAGAKGVVWGPIRDMVHVSHGPIGCGVYSWGTRRNLMQGIPGVTSFPMDFTSDFQERDIVYGGDKKLEKLLQEADELFPLNKGMSILSECPVGLIGDDINAVAKKMEAELGKLVVPCNCEGFRGVSQSLGHHISNDSIRDHIIGKFAFPDPVGPYDVALIGDYNIGGDVWAAKPILEEIGLNVKSVWTGDGEVEKIGATHQVKLNLIHCYRSMNYMCKVMEEKWNIPWLEYNFFGPTKIEESLRAIAERFDDTIKANVEKVIAKYKPVMQTVLDEYKPRLEGKTAMLFVGGLRPRHTIGAYEDLGIQITGAGYEFAHQDDYDRTAPEMARGTLIYDDVSEFELEKFVEELKPDLVGSGIKEKYVFQKAGIPFRQMHSWDYSGPYHGYEGFKVFARDVDMAINSPTWKLVKSPF; translated from the coding sequence ATGTCTGAGAGAAAGCCCATTGCGGGCGTGACCAAAGAAAAAACCGAGAAGCTCATCAAGGAGACTCTGGCTGAAATGCCGGCCAAGGCGGCCAAGAAGCGCGCCCCGCACCTCGGCGCCAATGAGCCTTCCGCCTCTCCCTGCGCCGTCAAGTCGAACAAGAAGGTCGTCCCCGGCGTCATGAGCCAGCGCGGCTGCGCCTACGCCGGCGCCAAGGGGGTGGTCTGGGGGCCGATCCGCGACATGGTCCACGTCTCCCACGGCCCCATCGGCTGCGGCGTCTACAGCTGGGGAACCCGGCGCAACCTGATGCAGGGGATTCCCGGCGTCACCTCCTTCCCCATGGACTTCACCTCCGATTTCCAGGAGCGGGACATCGTCTACGGCGGCGACAAGAAGCTCGAGAAACTGCTGCAGGAGGCCGACGAGCTCTTCCCCCTCAACAAGGGGATGTCGATTCTCTCCGAGTGCCCCGTCGGCCTCATCGGCGACGACATCAACGCCGTCGCCAAGAAGATGGAGGCCGAACTCGGCAAGCTCGTCGTCCCCTGCAACTGCGAAGGGTTCCGCGGCGTCTCCCAGTCGCTGGGACACCACATCTCCAACGACTCGATCCGCGACCACATCATCGGCAAGTTCGCCTTCCCCGATCCAGTCGGCCCCTACGATGTCGCCCTGATCGGCGACTACAACATCGGCGGCGACGTCTGGGCCGCGAAGCCGATCCTCGAAGAGATCGGCCTCAACGTCAAGAGCGTCTGGACCGGCGACGGCGAGGTGGAGAAGATCGGCGCCACGCATCAGGTCAAGCTCAACCTGATCCACTGCTACCGCTCCATGAACTACATGTGCAAGGTCATGGAAGAGAAGTGGAACATCCCCTGGCTCGAGTACAACTTCTTCGGTCCGACCAAGATCGAGGAGAGCCTGCGCGCCATCGCCGAGCGCTTCGACGACACCATCAAGGCCAACGTCGAGAAGGTGATTGCCAAGTACAAGCCGGTCATGCAGACGGTCCTCGACGAATACAAGCCGCGCCTCGAGGGGAAGACCGCCATGCTCTTCGTCGGCGGTCTCCGTCCCCGGCACACCATCGGCGCCTACGAGGACCTCGGCATCCAGATCACCGGCGCCGGTTACGAGTTCGCCCACCAGGACGACTACGACCGCACCGCTCCGGAGATGGCCAGGGGGACCCTGATCTACGACGACGTCTCCGAGTTCGAACTCGAGAAGTTCGTCGAGGAGCTCAAGCCCGACCTCGTCGGCTCCGGAATCAAGGAGAAGTACGTCTTCCAGAAGGCCGGAATCCCCTTCCGCCAGATGCACAGCTGGGACTACTCGGGCCCTTACCACGGCTACGAGGGGTTCAAGGTCTTCGCTCGCGACGTCGACATGGCGATCAACTCACCGACCTGGAAACTGGTGAAGAGCCCTTTTTAA
- a CDS encoding radical SAM protein, translating into MASGCPMMTMKAQTDHPCFGGDHSKAGRIHLPVAPGCNIKCGFCERKFDCANESRPGVTSRVLTPEQAVARVRLVQRHMERQGGAQLKVVGIAGPGDPLANPRTFETFALVREAFPEMTLCLSTNGLRLPEMLGTILENDVHSLTVTINALTPETGARVTEWIMVDGRRLTGIDAAAILLSRQLKGLEMAAKAGLLVKINHVYIPGVNDHETLDLAVRVRNLGASMMNIMPVIPVGLFKGVERPSEAVMEMVRNQAELILSQARHCKQCRADAAGVVGQDLDLDALESMAG; encoded by the coding sequence ATGGCCAGCGGCTGCCCGATGATGACGATGAAGGCCCAGACAGACCACCCCTGTTTCGGCGGAGACCACAGCAAGGCGGGACGGATCCACCTCCCGGTCGCTCCGGGGTGCAACATCAAGTGCGGCTTCTGCGAGCGCAAGTTCGACTGCGCAAACGAGAGCCGTCCCGGCGTCACCAGCAGGGTGCTGACCCCCGAACAGGCGGTGGCGCGGGTGCGCCTGGTCCAACGGCACATGGAGCGGCAAGGGGGGGCGCAGCTTAAGGTGGTGGGGATCGCCGGCCCCGGCGACCCGCTGGCCAATCCTCGGACCTTCGAGACCTTCGCCCTGGTGCGCGAGGCCTTTCCCGAGATGACCCTCTGTCTGTCGACCAACGGACTGCGCCTGCCGGAGATGCTCGGGACGATCCTCGAGAACGACGTGCACAGCCTGACCGTGACCATCAACGCCCTGACCCCGGAGACCGGCGCCAGGGTCACCGAGTGGATCATGGTCGACGGCCGGCGCCTGACCGGCATCGATGCGGCGGCCATACTTCTCTCCCGGCAGTTGAAGGGGCTGGAAATGGCCGCCAAAGCCGGGTTGCTGGTCAAGATCAACCACGTCTACATCCCCGGAGTCAACGACCACGAGACCCTCGACTTGGCGGTCAGGGTGCGCAACCTCGGCGCCTCGATGATGAACATCATGCCGGTGATCCCCGTCGGTCTCTTCAAGGGGGTCGAGCGCCCCTCCGAGGCGGTGATGGAGATGGTGCGCAACCAGGCCGAGCTGATCCTCTCCCAGGCGCGCCACTGCAAACAGTGTCGTGCCGACGCTGCCGGAGTGGTAGGCCAGGATCTCGATCTCGACGCACTCGAATCGATGGCGGGGTGA
- a CDS encoding phytoene desaturase family protein translates to MANLDADTIVIGSGSGGLTSALALARAGQKVLVLEQHHAPGGWCQNFSRGGFTFSPGVHYVGRLGPGGETRAIYEGLGAANDLIFFEQNPRHYEHCHISGVKFDYHADLPTLTDRLLQRFPAQGKGIGKYMELLRNLVYEFPLLLEIDSIKDVLLMPYRTRHIGRYGLYSLKRILEGLISDPVVRGILSVQCGDQGLPPSRTMMMLHAGLARHYEHGGYYPRGGGGAIPRALVKALRCAGSDILTGVSVEKILTESTGGGRRALGVRVADGRELRARHVISNADPHRTFHGLVGVEHLSRKLKKRLDKTRYSLPSLVLFLAVDMDVAAAGLDSGNIWYSSEPDFDKVFLNAQDPGLYDRDSFEALFISAPTLKDPTSYNGRGHTLEVVTFVGYDAFRQFEGTEPGSRPREYEILKQKIVGMFFKTLEKVIPGLSRHVVFCELGTPLTHAHYTAATNGCSYGTEKSYSQIGPLGYRVGTEIKGLRLVGASTVAHGVSGAAVSGLHGAASILDCKWPELLNPQGQELQTYPSEDQSTWPDWLKAKIRPSASPPAKP, encoded by the coding sequence ATGGCCAATCTTGACGCGGATACAATCGTAATCGGCTCGGGCTCAGGCGGATTGACGTCGGCTCTTGCCCTGGCGCGGGCCGGGCAAAAGGTCCTGGTTTTGGAGCAGCACCATGCCCCGGGGGGCTGGTGCCAAAACTTTTCCAGGGGCGGCTTTACCTTCAGTCCCGGCGTGCACTATGTCGGCCGTTTGGGACCGGGAGGCGAAACCAGGGCCATCTATGAAGGTCTCGGCGCGGCCAACGATCTGATCTTTTTTGAGCAGAATCCCCGGCACTACGAGCATTGCCATATTTCCGGGGTGAAATTCGACTACCACGCCGATCTCCCCACCCTGACCGACCGCCTCTTGCAAAGGTTTCCCGCGCAGGGCAAGGGTATCGGCAAGTACATGGAGCTTCTCCGGAACCTCGTGTACGAATTTCCCCTCCTCCTTGAGATCGACAGCATCAAAGATGTCCTTTTGATGCCCTATCGAACCCGGCATATCGGTCGCTACGGACTCTACAGCTTGAAACGGATCCTTGAAGGCCTGATTTCCGACCCCGTGGTTCGCGGAATTCTCTCCGTGCAGTGCGGCGATCAGGGCTTGCCCCCCTCCAGGACGATGATGATGCTGCATGCCGGACTGGCCCGGCATTACGAGCATGGCGGCTACTATCCGCGCGGGGGGGGTGGCGCCATACCCCGGGCCCTGGTCAAGGCCCTCCGCTGCGCCGGCAGCGACATCCTGACGGGGGTCTCTGTAGAAAAAATTCTCACGGAATCAACGGGCGGGGGACGTCGGGCGCTGGGTGTTCGGGTGGCCGACGGCAGGGAACTGCGGGCAAGGCACGTCATCTCCAATGCCGATCCCCACAGGACGTTCCATGGCCTGGTGGGAGTCGAGCACCTGAGCAGAAAACTCAAAAAACGTCTGGACAAAACCCGCTACTCCCTCCCCTCTCTCGTTTTGTTTTTAGCTGTCGACATGGATGTGGCCGCCGCAGGTCTGGACTCCGGAAATATCTGGTATTCCTCGGAACCCGATTTTGACAAAGTCTTCCTGAACGCTCAGGATCCCGGGCTCTACGACAGGGATTCCTTCGAGGCACTCTTCATCTCGGCTCCGACCCTGAAGGATCCGACCAGTTATAACGGCAGAGGGCATACCCTTGAAGTCGTCACCTTCGTCGGCTATGACGCCTTCCGGCAATTTGAAGGGACCGAACCCGGATCCCGACCGAGAGAATACGAAATTCTCAAACAGAAAATAGTCGGGATGTTTTTCAAAACCCTCGAAAAAGTGATCCCGGGCCTTAGCCGGCACGTTGTGTTTTGCGAACTGGGAACGCCCCTTACCCATGCCCACTACACGGCGGCGACAAACGGATGCTCTTACGGGACAGAGAAAAGTTATTCGCAGATTGGCCCCCTGGGCTATCGGGTCGGGACTGAAATAAAAGGTCTGCGACTCGTGGGAGCGAGCACGGTCGCCCATGGAGTGTCCGGGGCGGCCGTCTCCGGATTGCACGGGGCGGCGTCGATTCTGGACTGCAAATGGCCCGAACTCCTTAACCCGCAAGGGCAGGAGTTGCAGACCTATCCGTCCGAGGATCAAAGCACCTGGCCAGACTGGCTCAAGGCAAAAATCCGCCCGTCTGCTTCCCCCCCCGCAAAACCGTAA
- the nifX gene encoding nitrogen fixation protein NifX, with protein MKVAFASTDRIHVDEHFGRAEVFYLWEIGPEEAEFSGMVQVRTEGDDEADRIEARCAGLSDCALVYVAEIGGPAAARLVAKKIHPIKSKEREPITVVVKKLQEVLRDTPPPWLRKAMLKNERPAFVS; from the coding sequence ATGAAAGTCGCATTCGCCAGCACCGACAGAATCCACGTCGACGAACATTTCGGCCGTGCCGAAGTCTTCTACCTCTGGGAGATCGGGCCCGAGGAGGCGGAGTTTTCCGGAATGGTCCAGGTCCGCACCGAAGGGGACGACGAGGCCGACCGCATCGAGGCCCGCTGTGCCGGCCTGAGCGACTGCGCCCTGGTCTACGTCGCCGAGATCGGCGGCCCGGCCGCGGCCCGGCTCGTGGCCAAGAAGATCCACCCCATCAAGAGCAAGGAGCGGGAACCGATCACAGTGGTGGTGAAAAAACTCCAGGAGGTGCTGCGCGACACCCCTCCTCCCTGGCTGCGCAAGGCGATGCTCAAAAACGAGCGCCCGGCCTTCGTCTCGTAG
- the fdxB gene encoding ferredoxin III, nif-specific, which translates to MAYLTGKTRGGADWTPTFAEAIDPAKCIGCGRCYKSCSRQVLGPEDLIDEETDSTRMIMTIVKTDNCIGCAGCGVACPKKCFSFKPMAV; encoded by the coding sequence ATGGCATATTTGACCGGGAAAACCCGCGGGGGAGCCGACTGGACCCCGACTTTTGCCGAGGCCATCGACCCGGCCAAGTGCATCGGCTGCGGCCGCTGCTACAAGTCCTGTTCCCGCCAGGTCCTCGGCCCCGAAGACCTGATCGATGAAGAGACCGATTCAACCCGCATGATCATGACCATCGTCAAAACTGACAATTGCATCGGCTGCGCCGGCTGCGGCGTCGCCTGCCCGAAGAAGTGTTTCAGCTTCAAGCCGATGGCCGTCTAA